The genomic stretch GGCGGGGCGCGCGCCAAGCGCCTGGCGACGCCCGAGCACCCGTTCGGCTACGGCCGGGAGCGGTACTTCTGGTCGTTCGTCGTCGCGCTCGTCCTGTTCACCCTGGGCTCGATGTTCGCCCTCTACGAGGGCCAGGAGAAGTTCCGCCATCCCCACGAGCTGCAATCGATCTGGTGGGCCGTGGGCATCCTCGCCGTCGCCATCGTCTTCGAGGTCTTCTCCCTGCGTACCGCGGTCCACGAAGGCAGGCGGGCCAAGGGCGACGCCTCGTGGTGGTCGTTCATCCGCCGCTCGAAGACCCCCGAGCTCCCGGTGGTCCTGCTGGAGGACATCGGCGCCCTGGTCGGCCTGATCCTGGCGCTGACGGGCGTCGGCCTGGCCGAGCTCACCGGCAACGCCAAGTGGGACGCGGTGGGGACGCTGTCGATCGGCGTGCTGCTCGGCGTCATCGCCGTGATCCTGGTGATCGAGATGAAGAGCCTGCTGATCGGCGAGGGGGCGGCCCCCGACGTCGTCGACCGCATCAGCCGGGCCCTGACCGCCGACGCCAAGCTGCGCCGGGTGATCCACATGCGCACGCAGCACCTGGGCCCCGACGAGCTGCTGGTGGCGGCCAAGATCGAGGTGGACGGCGCCCTCAGCCTGGGTGAGGTGTCCGCCCTGGTCAACGAGGCCGAGGCCCGGGTCCGGGGTGCGGTGAAGGACCGCTGCGTGATGTACCTGGAGCCCGACGTCGGCCGGCCGGAAGCGCCCGAGCCCGAGCCCGAGCCGGCCGCCGGCTGACACGCTCGCAGGCCTCGAGGGAGCCCCGCCGTGAACGTCATCGAGACCGAGGGGCTGCGCAAGGTCTACCGGCGGCTGCGGGGCCCCGAGACGGTGGCCGTCGACCGCCTCGACCTGGCCGTGCCCGAGGGCGGCGTCTTCGGCTTCCTCGGCCCCAACGGCTCGGGCAAGACGACCACCATCCGCTGCCTGCTCGGGCTGGTGCGCCCGTCGGCGGGGACGGCGCGCCTTCTCGGCGCCGACGTCGCCACCGGCCTGCCGGGCGTCGCCGGCAAGGTGGGGTCGATCGTGGAGGCGCCGGCCCTGTTCCCGACCTTCTCGGGCCGCCGCAACCTCACCCTGCTCGGCCGCCTGGAGGGCATCGGCCCCAAGACGGTGGACGACGCCCTGGAGCGGGTGGGGCTGGGCGAGCGGGGTGGCCACCTGGTGCGGACCTACTCGCTCGGGATGCGCCAGCGCCTGGGGATCGCCGCCGCCCT from Acidimicrobiales bacterium encodes the following:
- a CDS encoding cation diffusion facilitator family transporter — encoded protein: MQEGSKKAVVAALLANSGIAVAKFVGFLATGASSMLAEAVHSVADAGNQGLLLLGGARAKRLATPEHPFGYGRERYFWSFVVALVLFTLGSMFALYEGQEKFRHPHELQSIWWAVGILAVAIVFEVFSLRTAVHEGRRAKGDASWWSFIRRSKTPELPVVLLEDIGALVGLILALTGVGLAELTGNAKWDAVGTLSIGVLLGVIAVILVIEMKSLLIGEGAAPDVVDRISRALTADAKLRRVIHMRTQHLGPDELLVAAKIEVDGALSLGEVSALVNEAEARVRGAVKDRCVMYLEPDVGRPEAPEPEPEPAAG